DNA sequence from the Pedobacter sp. W3I1 genome:
CTACAGGAAGGCCATCGGGTAGATCAAGCCCGGGGGCTGATGGATCTAGGTCTGTTTAAAGATTATGATGATATCCGCAATAGCCCGAAACAATCCTTTGGTGAGGTAATGCCGGGCGATATTAAATACAAGGATATTAACGGCGATGGTATTATCGATGATAATGATATTGTAGCTATTGGCGCAACAACCAGACCAAATCTTACCTACGGATTTGGGCTCTCGGCGAGCTGGAAAGGTCTTGATGTCAATGTGCATTTTCAGGGTGTAGGAAAGTCTACTTATTTTATTAACGGATCGTCGGTTTACATGTTCAGCTTAGGTCAGAATTGGGGAAATATCCTGAATGATGTAGCCAATAGCAACCGCTGGAAATTAGGTGAAAATGAAGATCCCAATGCAGATTATCCCCGTTTAACCTACGGTCCAAATGCCAATAACTACCGTGCATCTACCTTTTGGCTAAGAGATGGTTCTTACCTGCGTTTAAAAACATTGGATATTGGCTATTCGCTGCCTAAAACCCTGGTAAACAAGGCTCACCTCAATAATGTGCGTTTCTTTTTTATCGGCACCAACCTGCTCACCTTTACCAAATTTAAACTGTGGGATCCGGAACTTGGGAGTTCAACAGGGAAAGTTTACCCGCTTAGCAGAACAATGTCATTAGGGGTATCAGTTAATTTATAAGCAAGAAGAATATGAAAAAAATAGTTATCGTTTTAGCTTTCGCAGGTATTATTTTAATTGCTGGCGGATGTAAAAAATTTCTCGACTCTGATTACCTCTTTGATGAGCGGTTAACCACAGAAGAGGTTTTTACCAATACCGATTATGCAAACAGATGGTTGGCGCAGGCCTACTCATTTCTGGGCAGTAATTTTATGCAGGATGTAAGCAGCAAGAAATACATGCCCTTTAATTTTGCTGATGATATGTATTACGGTGATGAAAGCGATGGGTACAAAAGATGGAAAAACGGACAATACACTGAAAATGGATTGAATGGCGAAAGCAAAGAAATTTGGAATGTGGCCTATAAAGGCATCCGTCAAGCTTCTATATTTATTAATAATATTGACATCAATAAGCAGTTTACCGCAAAAGAAATTGCAAATCTTAAGGGGCAGGCAAGGTTTTTAAGAGCCTACTTTTATTGGGTACTGTTACGTACCTATGGTCCGGTGCCGATTGTACCCAATGAAGGGATTGATTACACCAAAGAGTATGATGAAATTGCACAGCCACGGAATACCTACGAAGAATGTGCAGTTTACCTCTCGAACGAACTGGTAGAAGCCGCTAAAGGACTTTCACTTCAGCAGGGGATACAACAGCTAGCAAGGCCAACCCGTGGTGCAGCTCTAGCGCTCCGTGCCCGGATACTTTTGTATGCAGCAAGTCCGCTGGCTAACGGAAAAGCACCTGCTGATGTAGCTGCGGCACTGGCTACCAAAGATGGCAAACCCTTACTTTCCCGAACCTATGATGAATCCAAATGGGCCAGGGCTGCTGCCGCTGCCAAGGATGTAATAGATATGGGCCAATACCGTTTGTATGTTGCTTATAAAAAAACAACAGGCGATGCTGCTTATCCGGCAACTGTTACTCCTCCATTTGACAGTAATTTTTCTAATAGTGCCTGGCCTTCGGGCTGGAGCGATATCGATCCTTACGAGTCGTACCGCGCTTTGTTTAACGGAACAGTTCCTGCCTATCAAAATCCCGAACTGATTTTCACTCATGGCCAAAATCAGGGAGGCGAAGGCATAAACGTTTTGGTACTGCATCAGTTGCCGCGCCTGGAGGGCAAGGGCTACAATTCGCATGGCATGACTCAAAAGCAGGTTGATGCCTATGCCATGAATGATGGTAACGATATACCAGGAATGAACAGCATGTACGCCGGAAGACAGGGCTATGAGGGCCGCTATAATACGCAGCCCCGCACAACGGGTTTTGTAACGCAGACGGAACTGACCAAATACCCAGAGTTGGGGCCTTTGGGCGTTGGGGTAAATAAACAGTTCGTACAACGCGAGCCCCGTTTTTATGCGTCGGTATCATATAACGGTTCTACATGGAATCTCCTCAATGCAGAAAGCGTAAGAGATGAAAAAAGTAATGTACAGATATTCTACTATCGGGGCGATCCTAATGGTTATAAAAATACGACCTACTGGCCACGTACGGGGGTGGGTATTAAAAAATATGTGCATCCGGATGATATCAGCAATGTGGCGCTTACCGCTTATGATCAAAGCCGTATGAAACAAAAAGTTGATCCTGCTATCCGTTATGCGGAAGTATTGCTGATTTATGCAGAAGCCTTAAATGAGCTGAACGGATCTTATAACATCCCATCGTGGGACGGAAGTAAAACACAGGTAATTTCAAGGAACATTTCGGAAATGAAAAGAGGAATTCAGCCTATCCGCATCCGTGCCGGATTAGCTGATTATCCGGGTGATGTTTATGCTGATCCAAATAGATTTCGTATAAGATTGAAAAGAGAACGCCAGGTTGAGTTATTTGCCGAGGGGCACCGCTATTTCGATCTGCGCCGTTGGACCGATGCGCAATCGGAAGAGTCGGCCCCGGTTTATGGATACAATGCCTATGCCACTAAAGCGCAGGCAGACCTTTTCCATAGCGTGGTTGAAACACCATCATTACCTTCCATTTTTACGCTCAAAATGTGGTTTTGGCCAATTCATTTTGACGAATTGAAGCGCAACAAATACCTGACACAAAATCCGGGCTGGACAAATCCTGAATAACAATTATAATCTGCAAAAAATGAAGAAGTATATATATATCCTATTTTTATTGATAACAACAGCGGCATGCTTTGTTTCATGTAATGATGAATGGAAGGAAGAACAATTCGTCCAAACAGCATCATTTAAATCAAATCCGACTGCCCAGGGAGTAAGTTGGAGTTATTTACGTTATAATGCCACAGGAAAGGTGAGGTTTAACCTTCCGATTATCATCAGTGGTTCTACACCAAATCTAAAAAGCCGTACCATACATCTCGGCTTAGACCCTGATACGCTGGCAAAATTAAATCAGGAGCAGTATGGGCACCGACAGGAGCTGTATTTTAAACAATTGGACCAGAAGTATTATACGATGCCCCAAACCATAGATGTACCGGCAGGGGTAAGCACAGTTACTGTACCCATCGATTTTACTTTGGGAGATCTGGATCAATCTGATAAATGGGTATTACCGTTACAGATCTTAAACGATCCTTCTTATGATTATCAGGCCAATCCACAAAAATATTATCGTAGGGCTATGCTGCGGATTACTCCATTTAATGATTATTCTGGAGAATATGGAGGTACTTTGTATAAAATATTTCTCGATGGTGATACTGAACCCTTAACCCTAAATACCCACCGAACTTTTGTGGTGGATGATAAAACTATTTTTCTATATGCCGGAATCAGGGATATAGATTACCTGGACCGCAAAAACTATAAGGTATTTATTAAGTTTACCGATCAGAATATCGATATACAGAAGAAAAAGTTAGAAATCTGGAGCGATAATACTGCAAATAATAAATTTAAAATCGGTGCACTTCAATCATATTATACCAGAGATGAAGCCTGGGACCCAAAACTTCCATACCTGAAACATATTTACACCACCCTTTATTTATCCTATGAGTTTGAGGATTATACTACAGTGCCCGGGCAAAGGTTAAAATATAAAGTGGATGGGACATTATCCATGCAGCGCGACCTGAATACATTGATACCGGATCAGGATCAGCAAATTCAATGGTAGGCTAGCTGTTTAAAGATCAGGTTTTTTAAAATATTAGTGTCCGGTAAATGGCTAATAGAAAATAAAGGGGCTGTATCATATTTGTAAGCTCATTCGGAATTTGTCAATGTTGAGCTTGTCTAGAAATCGGGGTAAGTAGTCGAAACGCTTGTGAGATATTTAAGCAAGTCCTTTGACTGGCTACAATTGTAACCCCCAGTAGAAAAATCGTCATCTCGACCGAAGCAAAGCGGAGTGGAGAGATCTTTGAACTATGTTACCA
Encoded proteins:
- a CDS encoding RagB/SusD family nutrient uptake outer membrane protein, with product MKKIVIVLAFAGIILIAGGCKKFLDSDYLFDERLTTEEVFTNTDYANRWLAQAYSFLGSNFMQDVSSKKYMPFNFADDMYYGDESDGYKRWKNGQYTENGLNGESKEIWNVAYKGIRQASIFINNIDINKQFTAKEIANLKGQARFLRAYFYWVLLRTYGPVPIVPNEGIDYTKEYDEIAQPRNTYEECAVYLSNELVEAAKGLSLQQGIQQLARPTRGAALALRARILLYAASPLANGKAPADVAAALATKDGKPLLSRTYDESKWARAAAAAKDVIDMGQYRLYVAYKKTTGDAAYPATVTPPFDSNFSNSAWPSGWSDIDPYESYRALFNGTVPAYQNPELIFTHGQNQGGEGINVLVLHQLPRLEGKGYNSHGMTQKQVDAYAMNDGNDIPGMNSMYAGRQGYEGRYNTQPRTTGFVTQTELTKYPELGPLGVGVNKQFVQREPRFYASVSYNGSTWNLLNAESVRDEKSNVQIFYYRGDPNGYKNTTYWPRTGVGIKKYVHPDDISNVALTAYDQSRMKQKVDPAIRYAEVLLIYAEALNELNGSYNIPSWDGSKTQVISRNISEMKRGIQPIRIRAGLADYPGDVYADPNRFRIRLKRERQVELFAEGHRYFDLRRWTDAQSEESAPVYGYNAYATKAQADLFHSVVETPSLPSIFTLKMWFWPIHFDELKRNKYLTQNPGWTNPE
- a CDS encoding DUF4973 domain-containing protein; protein product: MKKYIYILFLLITTAACFVSCNDEWKEEQFVQTASFKSNPTAQGVSWSYLRYNATGKVRFNLPIIISGSTPNLKSRTIHLGLDPDTLAKLNQEQYGHRQELYFKQLDQKYYTMPQTIDVPAGVSTVTVPIDFTLGDLDQSDKWVLPLQILNDPSYDYQANPQKYYRRAMLRITPFNDYSGEYGGTLYKIFLDGDTEPLTLNTHRTFVVDDKTIFLYAGIRDIDYLDRKNYKVFIKFTDQNIDIQKKKLEIWSDNTANNKFKIGALQSYYTRDEAWDPKLPYLKHIYTTLYLSYEFEDYTTVPGQRLKYKVDGTLSMQRDLNTLIPDQDQQIQW